Proteins encoded in a region of the Phenylobacterium glaciei genome:
- the sugE gene encoding quaternary ammonium compound efflux SMR transporter SugE produces the protein MAWLILFVAGLCEIGWAVGLKYTDGFTRLWPTVFTGASLLVSMALLGVAMKSLPLGTAYAVWTGIGAVGTVILGIVLFKEPVTVARLVCVGLIVAGILGLKLFGKG, from the coding sequence ATGGCCTGGCTCATCCTGTTCGTCGCCGGTCTCTGTGAAATCGGCTGGGCCGTGGGCCTGAAGTACACCGACGGCTTCACGCGGCTCTGGCCCACGGTGTTCACCGGCGCCAGCCTGCTGGTCTCCATGGCCCTGCTGGGGGTGGCGATGAAGTCACTGCCGCTGGGCACGGCCTATGCGGTCTGGACCGGCATCGGGGCGGTGGGGACGGTGATCCTGGGCATCGTGCTGTTCAAGGAGCCGGTGACGGTGGCCCGGCTGGTCTGTGTCGGCCTGATCGTGGCGGGTATCCTGGGGCTGAAGCTCTTCGGGAAGGGCTAG